In one window of Halomarina pelagica DNA:
- the phoU gene encoding phosphate signaling complex protein PhoU — protein MARQGYQEKLSSLREDVLYMSEVVSERLRMGLSALESKDRDLAMEVIQGDDEVNELYLDLEGQCIDLLALQQPVAGDLRFIASSFKIITDLERIADLATNLGTYTLDAKRDVYPDVDVQGIGQMTLEMIENAMDAYEAEDADACFAIAERDDDLDRLCERASETVVRDLIETESVDRDDEEIETLMQDVSRLLLTVRDLERVGDHAVNIAARTLYMVENSDELIY, from the coding sequence ATGGCGCGACAGGGATACCAGGAGAAGCTGTCTTCGCTCCGCGAAGACGTGCTCTACATGAGCGAAGTGGTCTCCGAACGACTCCGGATGGGTCTCTCCGCCCTCGAATCGAAGGACCGCGACCTCGCGATGGAGGTCATCCAGGGCGACGACGAGGTCAACGAACTCTACCTCGACCTGGAAGGCCAGTGTATCGACCTCCTCGCGCTGCAACAACCCGTGGCGGGCGACCTCCGGTTCATCGCCTCGTCGTTCAAGATCATCACCGACCTCGAACGCATCGCCGACCTCGCGACCAACCTCGGGACCTACACCCTCGACGCGAAGCGTGACGTCTACCCCGACGTCGACGTTCAGGGGATCGGCCAGATGACCCTCGAGATGATCGAGAACGCCATGGACGCCTACGAGGCCGAGGACGCCGACGCCTGCTTCGCCATCGCGGAGCGGGACGACGACCTCGACCGCCTCTGCGAGCGCGCCTCCGAGACCGTCGTCAGGGACCTGATCGAGACGGAGTCGGTCGACAGGGACGACGAGGAGATCGAGACGCTCATGCAGGACGTCTCGCGCCTCCTGCTCACGGTTCGCGACCTCGAACGCGTCGGCGACCACGCCGTCAACATCGCCGCCCGCACCCTCTACATGGTGGAGAACAGCGACGAACTGATCTATTAA
- a CDS encoding phosphate signaling complex PhoU family protein: METRKVQVTGGSTYTVSLPKTWATDNGISAGSVVEFYPEDDSLLLTPKAEERRTEGTLDITNLEGRELMRAVMTMYVSGFDIINLETARVTASQRRAIRDAAQRLVGLEVIGETSEHIILQDLLDSSELSIINAITRMRLVALSMLNDAVTALIEDDDDLAQDVIERDDDVDRLWYMTSRVFRSVLRDPSTATEVGLGREVCFDYHSSARQLERIADHATKVAEHALELDATPEEAADGLQELLAEAGNVTETAMDALLEDDSERATRLANEARERVDEIDKRAREVDKLIRELDPQQAQLLGLVVDSLGRSADYGGNIAETALQKAAPKP; encoded by the coding sequence ATGGAAACGCGCAAGGTGCAGGTGACGGGGGGTTCGACGTACACCGTCTCGCTTCCGAAGACGTGGGCGACCGACAACGGCATCAGCGCCGGGAGCGTCGTCGAGTTCTACCCCGAGGACGACTCGCTCCTGTTGACGCCGAAGGCCGAGGAGCGGCGGACCGAGGGGACCCTCGACATCACGAACCTGGAGGGGAGGGAGCTGATGCGGGCGGTGATGACGATGTACGTCAGCGGGTTCGACATCATCAACCTCGAGACGGCGCGCGTCACCGCCTCCCAGCGTCGCGCGATCCGCGATGCCGCCCAGCGGCTCGTCGGCCTCGAGGTCATCGGGGAGACGAGCGAGCACATCATCCTTCAGGACCTCCTCGACTCCTCCGAACTCTCGATCATCAACGCGATCACGCGGATGCGCCTGGTCGCGCTCAGCATGCTCAACGACGCCGTCACGGCGCTGATCGAGGACGACGACGACCTCGCCCAGGACGTCATCGAGCGCGACGACGACGTCGATCGCCTGTGGTACATGACCTCTCGGGTGTTCCGGTCCGTCCTGCGCGATCCGAGCACCGCCACCGAGGTCGGTCTCGGTCGCGAGGTCTGCTTCGACTACCACTCGAGCGCCCGGCAACTCGAGCGCATCGCCGACCACGCGACGAAGGTCGCGGAGCACGCCCTCGAACTGGACGCGACTCCCGAGGAGGCCGCAGACGGGCTCCAGGAACTGCTCGCCGAGGCGGGAAACGTCACCGAGACGGCGATGGACGCGCTCCTCGAGGACGATTCCGAGCGCGCGACCCGCCTCGCCAACGAGGCCCGCGAACGCGTAGACGAGATCGACAAGCGGGCCCGCGAGGTCGACAAGCTCATCCGCGAACTCGACCCCCAACAGGCCCAGCTGCTCGGTCTCGTCGTGGACTCGCTCGGCAGGAGCGCGGACTACGGTGGCAACATCGCCGAGACGGCGCTGCAGAAGGCCGCACCGAAGCCGTAG
- a CDS encoding MFS transporter: MDWRSRDTALALCALAYFGTRFSEFVVSPLVPSVTDGLGTTTGVLGVGFTAMTAGYALVQLPSGMLGDRVGERRVVLGSLAATAIGSLGLALAPSPITFVLAMTLLGLATGVYYTPATTLLTNLHAETGRAIGVHRIGGQAVGLTAPVVALVGVQFGWRVALALGAVVAVPVLVGFAALVRPVPRTDGGTARPRPDVAALVELLSRRDLALATGIASLGQFADVATFSFLLAVLEEHHGFAPATAGALFALYFAVLTIGQPAVGWLSDEIGRGSTTVSALAAGAFGYVLLAVRTDLVAAALATCLVGVGMTWSPPVQSRIVDTLNADERGVGFGLVRTVYILVGSLGGVVVGSVATRAGWSAALSLLAGCVALGALLAGAEGTVANRVE, from the coding sequence ATGGACTGGCGTTCCCGCGACACCGCGCTCGCCCTCTGCGCGCTCGCGTACTTCGGGACGCGCTTCAGCGAGTTCGTCGTCAGTCCGCTCGTACCGTCCGTGACTGACGGTCTGGGGACGACGACCGGCGTCCTCGGCGTCGGGTTCACCGCGATGACCGCCGGGTACGCCCTCGTACAGTTGCCGAGCGGGATGCTCGGGGACCGTGTCGGCGAGCGTCGCGTCGTCCTCGGATCGCTGGCGGCCACCGCGATCGGCAGCCTGGGGTTGGCGCTGGCTCCGAGCCCGATCACGTTCGTCCTGGCCATGACCCTCCTCGGTCTCGCGACCGGCGTCTACTACACCCCGGCGACGACCCTTCTGACGAATCTCCACGCGGAGACGGGGCGGGCGATCGGCGTCCATCGGATCGGGGGGCAGGCGGTCGGCCTCACCGCCCCCGTCGTCGCGCTCGTCGGCGTTCAGTTCGGGTGGCGGGTCGCGCTTGCGCTCGGAGCCGTCGTCGCGGTTCCGGTGCTCGTGGGGTTCGCGGCGCTGGTTCGACCAGTCCCTCGCACCGACGGAGGGACGGCTCGACCGCGCCCCGACGTCGCCGCGCTCGTCGAGTTGCTCTCCCGCCGCGACCTCGCGCTCGCGACCGGGATCGCGTCGCTCGGCCAGTTCGCCGACGTGGCGACCTTCTCGTTCCTACTCGCGGTGCTGGAGGAGCACCACGGATTCGCGCCCGCGACCGCGGGCGCGCTGTTCGCCCTCTACTTCGCGGTGCTGACCATCGGCCAGCCCGCGGTCGGGTGGCTCTCCGACGAGATCGGACGCGGCTCGACGACGGTCTCGGCGCTCGCCGCCGGGGCGTTCGGGTACGTGCTGCTGGCGGTCCGGACGGATCTCGTCGCCGCGGCGCTCGCGACCTGCCTCGTCGGCGTCGGAATGACGTGGAGCCCGCCGGTCCAGTCCCGCATCGTCGACACCCTCAACGCGGACGAACGGGGCGTCGGGTTCGGTCTCGTCCGCACCGTCTACATCCTCGTCGGGTCGCTCGGCGGGGTCGTCGTCGGGAGCGTCGCGACGCGAGCCGGCTGGTCGGCGGCCCTCTCCCTGCTGGCCGGCTGCGTCGCTCTCGGGGCGCTCCTGGCGGGTGCGGAGGGGACGGTGGCGAACCGCGTAGAGTGA
- a CDS encoding 30S ribosomal protein S8e has product MKFQGRSRTKRTGGRRRPIRKKRKHELGATPTETRVGDAKLKTVDTRGGNVKVRAISTDVASVATDDGVVSATINGVTRNDANPNYVRRNIITKGAVIDTSAGTARVTSRPGQDGQVNAVLVDDQ; this is encoded by the coding sequence ATGAAGTTCCAGGGACGCTCCCGGACCAAGCGTACCGGCGGTCGACGCCGCCCGATCCGCAAGAAGCGCAAGCACGAACTCGGCGCGACCCCGACGGAGACCCGCGTCGGCGACGCGAAACTCAAGACCGTCGACACGCGCGGCGGCAACGTGAAGGTCCGCGCGATCTCCACGGACGTGGCGAGCGTGGCGACGGACGACGGCGTCGTCTCGGCCACCATCAACGGCGTCACGCGGAACGACGCCAACCCGAACTACGTCCGCCGAAACATCATCACCAAGGGTGCCGTCATCGACACGTCCGCCGGAACGGCCCGCGTCACCTCCCGCCCCGGACAGGACGGGCAGGTCAACGCCGTCCTCGTGGACGACCAGTAG
- a CDS encoding DUF2240 family protein, with translation MSLRQAVAAPFRARGRERIAESEFVVALSLDRDWFSPDQAKRLLDVAVSEGLLIREDGDLVVAFDADDESIPDDFRPDESIIQRRSTFQRLLDALVDSGEAKQEAVAGINALQSDLGLTIEAAAVLYAHRRGVDVSDHAARARAEL, from the coding sequence ATGAGTCTCCGGCAGGCCGTCGCCGCACCGTTTCGCGCGAGAGGGCGCGAGCGCATCGCCGAGAGCGAGTTCGTCGTCGCCCTCTCGCTCGACCGCGACTGGTTCTCGCCCGATCAGGCCAAGCGGCTCCTCGACGTGGCCGTCAGCGAGGGGCTCCTCATCCGCGAGGACGGCGACCTCGTCGTCGCGTTCGACGCGGACGACGAATCGATCCCCGACGATTTCCGCCCGGACGAGTCCATCATCCAGCGCCGGAGCACGTTTCAGCGGCTCCTCGACGCGCTCGTCGATTCGGGCGAGGCGAAGCAGGAGGCCGTCGCGGGCATCAACGCCCTCCAGTCGGACCTCGGCCTCACGATCGAGGCCGCCGCCGTCCTCTACGCCCACCGCAGGGGCGTGGACGTGAGCGATCACGCCGCCCGCGCGCGGGCGGAGCTGTGA